A part of Thermococcus sp. SY098 genomic DNA contains:
- a CDS encoding methylmalonyl-CoA mutase family protein: MTFDRKKLEEIRKAEQEWEENVVKPLIAKRPERKEKFMTDDGFEIKRVYTPADLGENWDYMEKLGFPGQYPFTRGVYATMYRGRFWTMRQYAGYATAEESNKRYKYLLEQGQTGLSVAFDLPTQLGYDSDHPMAEGEVGKVGVAIDSLWDMEILFDGIPLDKVSTSMTINSTAANLLAMYILVAEKQGVPQHVLRGTVQNDILKEYIARGTYIFPPQPSMRLTTDIIMYCAENVPKWNPISISGYHIREAGANAVQEVAFTLADGIEYVKAVIERGMDVDKFAPRLSFFFNAHNNFLEEIAKFRAARRLWAKIMKEKFGAKNPKSMLLRFHTQTAGSTLTAQQPENNIIRVTIQALAAVLGGTQSLHTNSYDEALSLPTEKSVRIALRTQQIIAYESGVVDTIDPLGGAYYIEWLTDHIEEEAMKYIEKIERMGGMMRAIERGYIQKEIADSAYKYQKEVEEGKRIIVGVNKFVVDEPIEVEILKVDPSIRDKQIERLKKLRSERDNKKVEEALDKLRNAAEKEDVNLMPYIIEAHRHLATLGEVTDVLREVWGEYRAPLIF; encoded by the coding sequence ATGACCTTTGATAGAAAAAAGCTTGAAGAGATTAGAAAAGCTGAACAAGAGTGGGAAGAAAATGTGGTTAAGCCACTTATTGCAAAAAGACCAGAGAGAAAAGAGAAGTTTATGACTGATGATGGCTTTGAAATTAAAAGAGTCTACACCCCAGCTGATCTTGGAGAAAATTGGGACTACATGGAGAAGCTGGGCTTTCCGGGACAGTACCCCTTCACTCGTGGCGTTTATGCGACAATGTATAGGGGAAGATTCTGGACGATGAGACAATATGCCGGCTATGCCACCGCTGAGGAGTCAAACAAACGTTACAAGTACCTCTTGGAACAAGGGCAAACAGGTTTGAGTGTAGCCTTTGACTTGCCAACTCAGCTCGGCTATGACAGCGACCATCCAATGGCTGAGGGTGAGGTTGGTAAGGTTGGAGTTGCTATTGACTCCCTCTGGGATATGGAGATTCTCTTTGATGGAATCCCTCTTGATAAGGTTTCAACTTCAATGACAATAAACTCAACTGCAGCAAACCTTTTGGCAATGTACATCCTCGTTGCTGAAAAGCAGGGCGTTCCGCAGCACGTTTTAAGGGGAACTGTGCAGAATGATATTCTCAAGGAGTACATTGCGAGGGGGACTTACATCTTCCCACCACAGCCCTCAATGCGCTTAACTACGGATATTATCATGTACTGTGCTGAGAATGTTCCAAAGTGGAATCCAATCAGCATTAGTGGGTATCACATCAGAGAAGCTGGTGCAAATGCAGTCCAAGAGGTTGCCTTCACATTGGCAGATGGTATCGAATATGTAAAGGCTGTTATTGAGAGGGGAATGGACGTTGATAAGTTTGCCCCAAGATTGAGCTTCTTCTTCAATGCTCACAACAACTTCCTTGAGGAGATTGCTAAATTCAGGGCAGCGAGAAGGTTGTGGGCTAAGATAATGAAGGAGAAATTCGGCGCAAAGAATCCAAAGTCAATGCTCCTTAGATTCCACACGCAAACTGCTGGTTCAACTCTCACAGCTCAGCAGCCGGAGAACAACATCATTAGGGTCACGATTCAGGCTTTAGCCGCTGTGTTGGGTGGAACCCAAAGCTTGCATACGAACAGTTATGATGAAGCACTATCTCTTCCAACGGAAAAGAGCGTTAGGATTGCATTAAGAACGCAGCAGATTATTGCTTATGAAAGCGGTGTTGTTGACACGATTGATCCGTTGGGTGGAGCGTATTACATTGAGTGGCTTACCGATCATATCGAGGAGGAAGCTATGAAGTACATTGAGAAGATTGAGCGCATGGGTGGAATGATGAGGGCTATTGAGCGCGGCTATATCCAGAAAGAGATTGCAGATTCTGCTTACAAGTATCAGAAAGAAGTCGAGGAGGGCAAGAGGATTATCGTTGGTGTCAACAAGTTTGTTGTGGATGAGCCAATTGAGGTTGAGATTCTCAAGGTTGATCCAAGTATTAGGGACAAGCAGATTGAGCGTTTGAAGAAGCTGAGGAGTGAGAGGGACAACAAGAAGGTAGAGGAGGCTTTGGATAAGCTGAGGAATGCTGCAGAGAAGGAGGATGTTAACCTAATGCCATATATAATTGAAGCACACAGACACTTGGCGACACTCGGAGAAGTCACTGATGTTTTAAGAGAAGTTTGGGGTGAATACAGAGCACCGTTAATATTCTAA
- a CDS encoding MBL fold metallo-hydrolase, whose protein sequence is MIIYGIGLDSSAKITFQSHAHSDHFVSGNTIFSTKATKFLSHLKKSGLYKVVKFGKTFYLGDYKAKLYPAGHILGSAQIYIEFDEFSLLYTGDVKWFKLRTAEKSKFRKADVLIIEATFGVPMYNFPSPKEAEKKLIAFVESALDKRKTPTLYANQIGKAQELLKILEVHGYTVKASRSIIKVAKIYEKFGIKFQNIDRDGEVLLRGFTRPKPDDSASSYELHVSGFGNLKLSNHADFWELIKIIEKVRPEKIYTVYGYAENFAKILRGLGYDATAIDKDCCLSCYKNI, encoded by the coding sequence ATGATAATTTACGGAATAGGTCTTGACAGCTCAGCAAAGATTACTTTTCAAAGTCACGCTCACAGTGATCATTTTGTTAGTGGAAATACTATATTCTCCACGAAAGCTACCAAATTTCTAAGCCATCTAAAGAAAAGTGGACTTTATAAAGTTGTAAAGTTTGGAAAAACGTTTTACTTAGGTGACTACAAAGCCAAGCTTTATCCCGCTGGTCACATCTTAGGCTCCGCTCAAATTTATATTGAATTCGATGAGTTTTCTCTGCTTTATACTGGAGACGTCAAGTGGTTTAAGCTGAGAACTGCTGAAAAGAGCAAGTTTAGAAAGGCCGATGTTCTAATAATCGAAGCAACTTTCGGTGTTCCTATGTATAACTTTCCTTCACCAAAAGAAGCAGAAAAAAAGCTTATTGCTTTTGTTGAGAGTGCTCTTGACAAGCGAAAAACACCCACCCTTTATGCAAACCAGATAGGCAAAGCCCAAGAGCTTTTGAAGATTCTTGAGGTTCACGGCTATACCGTGAAAGCCTCAAGGAGCATAATTAAAGTCGCAAAGATTTATGAAAAATTTGGAATTAAATTTCAAAATATAGATAGGGACGGAGAAGTGCTCTTGAGAGGCTTCACACGCCCCAAGCCCGATGATTCAGCTTCCTCCTATGAGCTTCATGTTTCTGGATTTGGCAATTTAAAGCTCAGCAACCATGCTGATTTTTGGGAACTTATCAAAATTATAGAGAAAGTCAGGCCAGAAAAGATCTACACTGTTTATGGATATGCGGAAAATTTTGCAAAAATTTTAAGAGGTTTGGGGTATGATGCGACTGCCATAGACAAAGATTGTTGTTTATCATGTTACAAAAATATTTAA
- a CDS encoding ATPase domain-containing protein codes for MKTGIEFFDETIIREGFPEGSLIIVAGEPGTGKTIFTSTIIHNGLEKFGEKGMYISLSETKEDFYDEMKRLGMDFEKYEKSGLFRFMDLVTVTPDVIEKEIELIMKEILSFRPKRIVIDSITALTQLLGTEKTRIFLHTTLGRFIKSFGAVAFLIAEKPLGKETIGHGVEEFVVDGVIVLKYISLGEVRRRVMEIPKMRKRSIEKSQYEYVITDRGIEFLAIPDLIRGEEDASEEKVSTGIKELDAILDGGVYRGSITLIVGMTGTGKTTFGLHFAIANALQGRKAIYISFEESVGQLKRAARRYGMPVDEVLDKTLKMFSWVPEAKTPVHTFLKIREIIDEHMPEVLVIDSLTSLREHMNEIELEKMLRYLSLIIKQHKVATYITLNAETDFETVPFTKASTLSDNIIGLKYVIKNELIERRLAVIKARGSNHSRKIHKYDITDKGVMIYE; via the coding sequence ATGAAAACGGGAATAGAGTTCTTTGATGAAACTATCATCAGAGAGGGGTTTCCAGAAGGCTCCTTGATCATAGTGGCTGGAGAACCAGGAACTGGAAAAACGATTTTCACATCAACTATAATACACAATGGACTTGAAAAATTCGGAGAGAAAGGTATGTATATCTCGCTTTCAGAAACAAAAGAGGATTTTTATGACGAGATGAAAAGGCTCGGCATGGATTTTGAAAAGTACGAGAAAAGTGGACTCTTTAGGTTTATGGATTTGGTTACTGTTACACCTGATGTCATTGAAAAGGAAATTGAGCTGATCATGAAAGAAATCTTGAGCTTTCGTCCAAAACGTATTGTCATAGATTCAATAACTGCACTTACACAGCTTTTAGGCACAGAAAAAACAAGAATCTTCTTGCATACAACATTAGGAAGATTCATTAAGTCCTTTGGAGCAGTTGCGTTCCTGATTGCAGAAAAGCCTTTGGGAAAAGAAACAATCGGGCATGGTGTTGAAGAATTCGTGGTGGATGGCGTTATAGTGCTCAAGTACATAAGCCTCGGAGAAGTCAGGAGGAGAGTAATGGAAATTCCAAAGATGAGAAAAAGAAGTATTGAGAAATCCCAGTATGAATATGTAATAACAGATCGTGGAATTGAGTTTTTAGCAATCCCCGATCTCATTAGGGGGGAGGAAGATGCTTCAGAAGAAAAAGTAAGCACCGGCATTAAGGAACTCGACGCAATTTTAGATGGAGGCGTTTACAGGGGATCAATAACATTAATTGTCGGGATGACTGGAACTGGAAAAACTACTTTCGGCTTACACTTTGCAATAGCAAATGCTCTTCAGGGGAGAAAAGCGATATACATCTCCTTTGAAGAATCTGTAGGGCAGCTAAAGAGGGCAGCAAGAAGGTATGGAATGCCAGTTGATGAAGTTTTGGATAAGACATTGAAGATGTTCAGCTGGGTTCCCGAAGCAAAAACACCAGTTCACACATTCCTTAAGATTAGAGAAATTATTGATGAGCATATGCCAGAAGTTCTTGTGATTGACAGCCTGACCTCACTCAGAGAGCATATGAACGAAATAGAGCTTGAAAAGATGCTTAGATACCTAAGTCTTATAATAAAGCAACACAAAGTAGCTACCTACATAACCCTTAATGCAGAAACAGACTTTGAAACAGTGCCATTCACCAAAGCAAGCACTCTCTCAGACAACATCATTGGGCTGAAATATGTCATAAAAAACGAGCTCATAGAAAGACGGTTGGCGGTTATTAAGGCCAGAGGATCAAATCATTCCAGGAAAATCCACAAATATGATATAACCGACAAGGGGGTGATGATCTATGAGTAG
- a CDS encoding NitrOD5 domain-containing protein, producing the protein MSSAEEIVVRAVTYAVEKANPTLKNLLEFHLKTTTGKGYELAYEDPKRFKEAVSKLFGEYSGRLLEMLIISYFKEKVGLKENIEDLEDLVRYVKRIYGE; encoded by the coding sequence ATGAGTAGTGCTGAGGAGATAGTGGTCAGAGCTGTGACCTACGCTGTGGAAAAAGCTAACCCTACTCTCAAAAATCTTTTGGAGTTCCATCTAAAGACCACGACAGGAAAAGGCTATGAGCTTGCGTATGAGGATCCAAAAAGATTTAAAGAAGCCGTTTCAAAGCTTTTCGGAGAATACAGCGGAAGATTACTTGAAATGCTGATCATAAGCTACTTCAAAGAGAAGGTCGGACTAAAGGAGAACATAGAGGACCTTGAAGATCTTGTAAGATACGTTAAGAGAATTTATGGGGAATAA
- a CDS encoding deoxyhypusine synthase codes for MEINLDEQRVVKDITLKHGMSVNEITKQLFESGGFVAKKFAIAVDILERMIKDKDTFKFLSFPACIMATGTRGIIVDLIKNKLFDAVITTCGTLDHDLARLWKPYYHGSFLMDDRELHKQGINRLGNVLVPNDSYWIVEEKLQGIFQDIYDSGKRRLATYELVWEIGKRLENEEGKENSFTYWAYKNKIPVFIPGITDGAVGYQLWLFMQDKEDFIVDVFKDETKLDEIMASLASNNKKSGALMIGGGISKHHTIWWNQFWKEGLDYAVYITTAVEWDGSLSGARMREAVSWGKVKEDARYVTVEGDATVLLPFMIASLLERL; via the coding sequence ATGGAGATCAACTTAGATGAGCAGAGGGTTGTGAAGGATATAACGCTAAAACATGGAATGAGTGTGAACGAAATAACAAAACAGCTCTTCGAGAGTGGCGGCTTCGTTGCAAAGAAGTTCGCAATAGCGGTTGACATACTTGAGAGGATGATAAAAGATAAAGATACATTCAAGTTTCTGAGCTTTCCAGCATGCATAATGGCAACAGGAACAAGAGGAATAATTGTAGATCTGATTAAAAATAAGCTCTTCGATGCCGTAATTACGACCTGCGGAACGTTAGATCACGATTTAGCGAGACTATGGAAGCCCTACTATCATGGAAGCTTTCTGATGGATGATAGAGAACTTCACAAACAGGGAATAAACAGATTGGGAAACGTCTTAGTCCCCAACGACAGCTACTGGATTGTCGAGGAAAAATTGCAAGGAATCTTCCAAGATATCTATGATTCGGGCAAAAGAAGATTAGCAACGTATGAGCTTGTGTGGGAAATTGGAAAACGTTTGGAGAATGAAGAAGGCAAAGAGAACAGCTTCACTTACTGGGCATATAAAAATAAAATTCCAGTTTTCATTCCGGGCATTACTGATGGGGCAGTTGGCTACCAGCTCTGGCTTTTCATGCAAGATAAAGAGGACTTCATCGTCGATGTTTTCAAAGATGAAACAAAGCTCGATGAGATAATGGCATCGCTGGCTTCAAACAACAAGAAGAGCGGTGCCTTGATGATTGGTGGAGGGATTTCAAAGCACCACACAATATGGTGGAATCAGTTTTGGAAGGAGGGTCTTGACTATGCTGTCTATATAACGACAGCAGTTGAATGGGATGGCTCATTGAGCGGTGCAAGGATGAGAGAAGCAGTTTCATGGGGCAAAGTTAAGGAAGATGCAAGGTACGTTACCGTTGAAGGTGATGCGACGGTTTTACTTCCCTTTATGATTGCATCTCTACTGGAAAGGCTTTAA
- a CDS encoding PLP-dependent aminotransferase family protein, which translates to MEEMLQKKLESKVLDYESYFSEKALQMKASEIRELLKLVETSDVISMAGGLPNPATFPKEEIKQIAQEVIEEHADKALQYGTTKGFTPLRLKIAEWLRDRYGIPISKVDIMVVSGSQQALDLIGRTFINPGDLIVVEAPTYLAALNAFKYYEPNFIQIPLDDEGMRVDLLEEKLRKLKAENKKVKFVYTVPTFQNPAGVTMSEERRKYLVELASEYDFLVIEDDPYGELRYSGKPVPPIKKFDTEGRVFYFGTFSKILAPGFRLGWIAGEPHFIRKIEIAKQAVDLCTNPFGQVIAWKFLEKGLLEKHIPRIIKFYKPKRDAMLDALEDYMPEGVKWTKPEGGMFVWATVPESIDTKKMLEKAVAKGVAYVPGEAFFAYRDVKNTMRLNFTYVDEEKIKIGIQKLAETIKEELGM; encoded by the coding sequence ATGGAAGAGATGCTTCAAAAAAAGTTGGAATCCAAAGTACTGGATTATGAGAGTTACTTCTCAGAAAAAGCTTTGCAGATGAAAGCATCTGAAATTAGAGAGCTTTTAAAGCTCGTTGAGACTTCTGATGTAATCTCTATGGCGGGAGGATTACCTAACCCCGCAACGTTTCCAAAGGAGGAAATTAAGCAGATTGCTCAAGAAGTCATTGAGGAGCATGCCGATAAGGCTTTACAGTACGGGACAACAAAGGGGTTCACCCCATTAAGGCTTAAAATCGCAGAGTGGTTACGGGATAGATACGGAATCCCGATTTCAAAAGTGGATATAATGGTTGTCTCTGGCTCACAGCAAGCTTTGGATCTAATTGGAAGGACCTTCATTAATCCTGGAGACTTGATAGTTGTTGAAGCGCCAACATATTTAGCAGCTTTAAATGCCTTCAAGTACTATGAGCCGAACTTCATTCAGATCCCCCTTGACGATGAGGGAATGAGGGTTGACCTTCTTGAAGAAAAACTGAGAAAACTCAAAGCAGAGAATAAGAAGGTTAAGTTTGTTTACACTGTTCCAACATTCCAGAACCCAGCAGGTGTAACAATGAGCGAAGAGAGAAGAAAGTACCTTGTAGAGCTTGCAAGTGAATATGACTTCTTGGTCATTGAGGATGATCCATATGGTGAGCTCCGTTACTCAGGCAAACCAGTTCCACCGATAAAGAAGTTTGACACCGAGGGAAGGGTATTCTACTTTGGAACATTCTCAAAGATTCTTGCTCCAGGATTTAGACTCGGCTGGATAGCAGGGGAGCCGCACTTCATAAGGAAGATTGAGATTGCCAAACAGGCAGTCGATCTCTGTACAAATCCATTTGGTCAGGTTATTGCATGGAAGTTCCTTGAAAAGGGGCTCTTGGAAAAGCACATACCGAGGATAATAAAGTTCTACAAGCCAAAGAGGGACGCAATGCTTGACGCCCTTGAGGACTACATGCCAGAGGGGGTTAAGTGGACAAAACCTGAGGGTGGCATGTTCGTCTGGGCAACGGTTCCAGAAAGCATTGACACAAAGAAGATGCTTGAAAAGGCAGTTGCAAAAGGAGTTGCCTATGTCCCAGGAGAGGCGTTCTTTGCGTACAGAGATGTCAAGAACACAATGCGTTTGAACTTCACATACGTTGACGAAGAGAAGATTAAGATTGGAATCCAAAAGCTTGCTGAGACAATTAAAGAAGAGCTTGGTATGTGA
- a CDS encoding ribose 1,5-bisphosphate isomerase, whose protein sequence is MTLVKEVYEIAEKIKNMEIRGAGKIARSAALALQIQAEKSKAKTAEELWKELKEAAKLLHSTRPTAVSLPNALRYVMYRGKIAYQGRADLEQLRFIVINAAKEFIHNSEKAIERIAEFGAKRIEDGDIIMTHCHSKAAIGVMKKAWDDGKDIKVIVTETRPKWQGKLTAKELAEYGIPVIYVVDSAARHYMKMTDKVIMGADSITANGAVINKIGTALIALTAKEHRVWVMIAAETYKFHPETMLGQLVEIEMRDPHEVIPKEELETWPKNIEVWNPAFDVTPPEYVDVIITEKGVIPPYAAIDILKEEFGWAFKYTEPWED, encoded by the coding sequence ATGACGCTGGTTAAAGAAGTCTATGAGATTGCTGAAAAAATCAAGAATATGGAAATTAGAGGAGCAGGAAAGATAGCCAGATCCGCAGCTCTTGCCCTGCAAATACAGGCTGAAAAAAGTAAGGCTAAAACTGCAGAAGAGCTCTGGAAAGAGCTGAAAGAGGCAGCAAAACTTTTACACTCAACAAGACCAACCGCTGTTTCTCTGCCAAATGCTTTGAGATACGTCATGTATAGAGGTAAAATTGCATATCAAGGAAGAGCAGACTTAGAACAGCTAAGATTTATTGTCATAAATGCTGCAAAGGAGTTCATCCACAATTCAGAGAAAGCCATAGAGAGGATAGCAGAATTCGGGGCAAAAAGAATCGAAGATGGAGATATAATAATGACCCACTGCCACTCAAAAGCCGCTATAGGGGTTATGAAAAAAGCGTGGGATGATGGGAAAGACATCAAGGTTATTGTAACAGAAACAAGACCTAAGTGGCAGGGCAAGCTGACGGCAAAGGAATTGGCAGAGTATGGAATCCCAGTAATTTATGTCGTTGACTCAGCAGCGAGACACTACATGAAGATGACCGATAAAGTCATCATGGGGGCTGACAGCATAACAGCCAATGGGGCTGTGATAAACAAAATTGGAACTGCTTTGATAGCTCTAACAGCTAAAGAGCACAGGGTCTGGGTCATGATAGCCGCTGAAACCTACAAATTCCATCCAGAGACAATGCTCGGTCAGCTGGTTGAAATTGAGATGAGAGATCCCCATGAAGTTATTCCAAAGGAAGAGCTTGAGACATGGCCAAAGAACATTGAAGTCTGGAACCCTGCATTTGACGTTACACCTCCCGAATATGTAGATGTCATCATAACTGAGAAAGGAGTAATCCCGCCGTATGCAGCAATTGACATATTAAAGGAAGAGTTTGGCTGGGCTTTCAAGTATACAGAACCTTGGGAAGACTGA
- a CDS encoding fibrillarin-like rRNA/tRNA 2'-O-methyltransferase has product MKIKKHKFPGVYVFIDEDGSEKIATKNLVPGQKVYGERIVKWEGEEYRIWNPRRSKLAAAIMNGLKNFPIKPGMSVLYLGIASGTTASHVSDIVGWEGKIFGIEFSPRVLRELVPIVEERRNIVPILGDATKPEEYRALVTKVDVIFEDVAQPTQAKILIDNAKAYLKSGGYGMIAVKSRSIDVTKEPEEVFKMVEEELSEYFEIVERISLEPYEKDHALFVVRKP; this is encoded by the coding sequence ATGAAGATTAAAAAGCACAAATTCCCTGGCGTTTACGTATTCATTGATGAAGATGGAAGCGAGAAAATCGCAACCAAGAATTTAGTTCCGGGACAGAAGGTTTACGGCGAGCGTATAGTGAAGTGGGAAGGGGAAGAATATAGAATCTGGAACCCAAGGAGATCAAAGCTTGCTGCTGCAATTATGAATGGATTAAAGAACTTCCCAATTAAACCTGGGATGAGCGTTCTCTATTTGGGGATTGCAAGCGGTACAACTGCTTCTCACGTGAGCGACATCGTTGGATGGGAAGGCAAGATATTTGGAATTGAGTTCTCACCAAGGGTTCTGAGGGAATTAGTTCCAATTGTTGAGGAGAGAAGGAACATAGTTCCAATCCTTGGAGATGCCACGAAGCCTGAAGAATACAGAGCGTTGGTTACGAAGGTTGATGTTATCTTTGAGGACGTTGCCCAGCCAACTCAGGCAAAAATCTTGATTGATAATGCAAAGGCTTACCTCAAGAGCGGAGGGTATGGAATGATCGCCGTTAAGAGCAGAAGCATTGACGTTACGAAGGAGCCAGAAGAAGTCTTCAAGATGGTTGAGGAAGAGCTGAGCGAGTACTTTGAGATTGTTGAGCGCATTTCTCTGGAGCCATATGAAAAAGACCATGCACTCTTTGTGGTCAGAAAACCCTGA
- a CDS encoding C/D box methylation guide ribonucleoprotein complex aNOP56 subunit (functions along with aFIB and aL7a; guides 2'-O-methylation of ribose to specific sites in RNAs) gives MKAYISENVQGIYAFDESGNLIAKREYREKPEIALDKLLSGEITDDLIAFLEELKEKGYEEFIFEHPDLSRKAKELGFNADAEFPNLAGEILREKPEEFLGREWFERYYSVGVALTRLRIQEQSGARDKMVIQAIEALDDIDKVINLLVSRLREWYSLHFPELDEILPKHPQYVAFVKNIGHRENVTKENLEKLGFSEGKIERILKAKEKTMGAWMDEKDIKIIQDFAKEIDDLYKLREEIEDYIDRAMDDVAPNLKGLVGAKLAARLISLAGGLKELAMMPSSTIQVLGAEKALFRHLRTGAKPPKHGVIYQYPAINKSPWWQRGKIARALAGKLAIAARVDYFSGEYIAEELKKELEARIKEIKEKYPNPPKRKEKPKKKKKEKFKRGKKFKGKEKGKKFKGKKEKGKRRR, from the coding sequence ATGAAAGCTTACATAAGCGAAAACGTTCAGGGGATTTATGCCTTTGATGAGAGCGGCAACCTAATCGCCAAGAGAGAGTACAGAGAAAAGCCTGAGATAGCCCTGGATAAACTCTTATCTGGTGAGATTACTGATGATCTAATAGCATTTCTTGAAGAGCTTAAAGAGAAAGGTTATGAGGAGTTTATTTTTGAGCATCCAGATTTAAGCAGAAAAGCAAAAGAGCTTGGCTTTAATGCAGATGCGGAATTCCCAAATTTGGCTGGAGAAATACTTAGAGAGAAGCCAGAAGAGTTTCTTGGTAGGGAATGGTTTGAGCGCTATTATTCTGTTGGTGTAGCTTTGACTCGTTTGAGGATTCAGGAGCAGAGCGGAGCAAGGGACAAGATGGTGATTCAAGCAATTGAAGCTTTGGATGACATTGACAAGGTCATAAACCTGCTCGTCTCAAGGCTTAGGGAGTGGTATTCACTTCACTTCCCAGAGCTTGATGAGATCTTACCAAAGCACCCGCAGTATGTTGCTTTTGTTAAGAACATAGGGCATAGGGAGAATGTAACTAAAGAGAACCTTGAAAAGCTCGGCTTTAGCGAGGGCAAAATTGAGAGAATTCTCAAGGCTAAGGAAAAGACCATGGGTGCATGGATGGATGAAAAGGACATCAAAATAATTCAAGATTTTGCTAAAGAAATCGATGACCTTTACAAGCTTAGAGAAGAGATTGAAGACTACATTGACAGGGCGATGGATGATGTTGCACCTAACCTCAAGGGTCTCGTTGGTGCAAAGCTTGCCGCTCGTTTGATAAGCTTGGCTGGCGGGTTGAAGGAGCTGGCAATGATGCCGTCATCAACAATCCAGGTTCTTGGTGCTGAAAAAGCTCTCTTCAGGCACTTAAGGACTGGTGCAAAGCCGCCAAAGCACGGTGTTATCTACCAGTATCCAGCAATTAACAAGTCTCCATGGTGGCAAAGGGGTAAAATTGCAAGGGCATTGGCTGGTAAGTTAGCCATCGCCGCTCGTGTGGACTACTTCTCGGGTGAGTACATAGCTGAGGAACTGAAGAAAGAGCTTGAGGCAAGGATCAAAGAAATTAAAGAGAAGTATCCGAACCCGCCAAAGAGAAAGGAAAAACCAAAGAAGAAAAAGAAAGAGAAGTTCAAGAGGGGCAAAAAGTTCAAGGGGAAGGAAAAAGGAAAGAAGTTCAAAGGCAAAAAGGAGAAAGGTAAGAGAAGGAGGTGA
- a CDS encoding OsmC family protein, whose product MVVFMPTIKVSVIGESVSPTRMIVKGKKTEYIVDKDESSPLEYILAAFAGCINIVGFMVAKDMNLDIEKIIVEISGKLNTDKLMGKNVEDRAGYKEIKVKVKVQGNVEEGKLKEWVAKVEERCPIGDNIMNETPVCVEVEKA is encoded by the coding sequence ATGGTGGTATTCATGCCCACGATTAAGGTTTCCGTAATAGGTGAAAGCGTTTCTCCAACAAGAATGATAGTCAAAGGAAAGAAAACTGAATACATTGTTGATAAAGATGAGTCAAGCCCCCTTGAATACATTTTAGCAGCATTTGCAGGTTGCATAAACATTGTTGGGTTTATGGTTGCAAAAGATATGAACCTTGATATAGAAAAAATCATCGTTGAAATTAGTGGAAAGCTCAATACAGACAAGCTCATGGGCAAAAACGTTGAAGATAGAGCGGGATATAAGGAGATTAAAGTCAAAGTCAAGGTTCAAGGGAACGTCGAAGAGGGGAAGCTCAAAGAATGGGTTGCCAAAGTTGAAGAGAGGTGTCCAATAGGAGACAACATAATGAACGAAACCCCCGTTTGTGTTGAAGTCGAAAAAGCTTAG
- a CDS encoding TIGR00266 family protein: MRYEIKHRPSFSLVEVELERGEAVQAEAGAMVFMSPSIKMETKAKGGIFGALKRSLLAGESFFINIFKAERDRGKVGFAPPYPGDIEAFEIDGTLYAQSGAFLASSADIKIDTKWGGAKTFFAREGLFLLKMTGSGVVFLSSYGAIQKVELNNERFIIDTGHLVAFSEGLDFRVKRVGGLKSTFLSGEGLVAEFYGTGTLYIQTRSLDSFLSWIIPHLPTKD, encoded by the coding sequence GTGAGGTATGAGATAAAGCATAGACCAAGTTTTAGCTTAGTTGAAGTTGAGCTGGAAAGGGGAGAAGCAGTGCAAGCGGAAGCGGGGGCTATGGTGTTTATGAGTCCCAGCATTAAGATGGAAACGAAGGCAAAAGGTGGTATTTTTGGAGCACTTAAGAGATCTCTTTTGGCTGGGGAAAGCTTTTTCATAAATATATTTAAAGCTGAAAGAGATAGGGGAAAAGTGGGATTTGCACCGCCTTATCCCGGAGACATCGAAGCTTTTGAGATTGACGGAACATTATATGCTCAGAGCGGGGCATTTTTGGCAAGTTCAGCAGATATAAAGATTGATACAAAATGGGGGGGCGCAAAGACATTTTTTGCCAGAGAAGGTTTGTTCCTCCTGAAAATGACTGGAAGCGGTGTTGTGTTCCTTTCAAGCTATGGGGCAATTCAAAAAGTTGAGCTGAACAATGAACGCTTCATAATTGACACGGGCCATTTGGTTGCATTCAGCGAAGGATTAGACTTCAGGGTTAAAAGGGTAGGTGGATTAAAAAGTACCTTCCTAAGTGGGGAAGGTTTGGTTGCGGAGTTCTATGGAACAGGGACTCTTTATATTCAAACAAGGAGCTTAGACAGCTTTTTAAGCTGGATTATTCCTCATCTGCCAACAAAGGACTGA